One stretch of Erpetoichthys calabaricus chromosome 14, fErpCal1.3, whole genome shotgun sequence DNA includes these proteins:
- the cdc42ep4b gene encoding cdc42 effector protein 4, whose product MPILKQLVSNSSQSKRRSRVDLTADMISAPLGDFRHTMHVGRGGDAFGDTSFLSTRSGEPPQQEAHQQSSGSRPSLLSRTFRHSKRSQSVTRVDKRESTLALPSTSPSFVKNAVSLPHLNDDNEVPQRGSIVSVPKSLSSSPLKMIANEKPVNGAAASLQGEPEHFDERDFGELSDLPTTSLPKTGGGLKHAESIMSFHVDLGPSMLGDILSIMDKKGWEEDDLGFEEDGTLMGKVSSPPASQQNLAASILPPKEDPPPYTPETKPRHLQHQVDSCSVSSSGSAVLDDKQPLEKETPSHVNVSRSRKEEEDQGFSFMDEDDDEIRV is encoded by the coding sequence ATGCCTATCTTAAAGCAGCTGGTGTCAAATTCGTCACAGTCAAAGCGCCGCTCACGTGTGGACCTCACTGCAGACATGATCAGTGCACCTTTGGGAGATTTTCGGCACACCATGCACGTTGGGCGCGGTGGAGATGCTTTTGGGGATACGTCTTTTCTCAGCACCCGATCAGGGGAGCCCCCACAACAGGAAGCACATCAGCAAAGCTCTGGTTCCAGGCCTAGTCTCCTGTCCCGTACATTCAGACACAGCAAAAGGTCACAGTCAGTAACCCGAGTAGATAAACGGGAGTCAACTCTAGCTCTTCCCAGTACTTCGCCATCCtttgttaaaaatgcagtctcccTACCACATCTGAATGATGACAATGAAGTACCTCAAAGGGGGAGCATTGTTTCTGTACCAAAAAGTCTCTCCTCTAGCCCACTGAAGATGATTGCCAATGAAAAGCCTGTCAATGGAGCTGCAGCCTCTTTGCAGGGAGAACCAGAGCACTTTGATGAAAGAGACTTTGGTGAACTCTCGGATCTCCCAACAACATCTCTCCCTAAAACAGGAGGTGGGCTAAAACATGCTGAATCCATCATGTCTTTCCATGTAGACTTGGGACCATCGATGCTAGGAGATATTCTAAGCATTATGGACAAAAAGGGCTGGGAGGAAGATGATTTGGGCTTTGAGGAGGATGGAACGCTAATGGGAAAGGTGTCATCACCGCCTGCTAGCCAGCAAAATCTAGCAGCTAGCATTTTGCCGCCAAAGGAAGACCCTCCCCCATACACCCCAGAGACTAAACCACGGCACCTTCAGCATCAGGTGGATAGCTGCTCGGTGTCTAGCTCTGGATCTGCTGTATTAGATGACAAGCAGCCACTTGAGAAAGAGACTCCTTCTCATGTGAATGTTAGTCGTTccaggaaagaggaagaagatcaAGGTTTCTCCTTCATGGATGAGGACGATGATGAAATCAGAGTTTAA